A window of the Tunturibacter empetritectus genome harbors these coding sequences:
- a CDS encoding metallopeptidase TldD-related protein encodes MNDPLLHAMQVELEREKALLLPGMQHPYFVEYRLDDLASYEAVANYGALTREEENRQRIVRVTVRIGDYAVDSSTSRGDGTLELAPTDNDPEALRYALWTATDTAYKNALRAYSAKQAALKQFQSLQAQPDFAQAKPVVQVSPVVTLELDRDEWKRRIVEASGLFVSDPQVRTFAEHVQYSVANIRGIALNRYLVNTEGTVVRHGYTGYEGAISVGGQAADGMRLSRDNGTVAVNPKELESAAAFHKRTIEDLKSFEELRNAPVVSADDYHGPVLFSGDASADVIDRLLVPNIEADRPEMGTTARTNGAYSSSFKARVLPQMLSVNDDPLQAKFDGKALLGAYDIDDEGVPAQPVDIIVNGKLENFLIGREPIKDFDTSNGHGRAAPAQAAHSRAGVILVKSNQPLSRGELNKRLLSMAKEQGRDVYSVETLGGELLPRLLYLVHPDGTRQLVRGAIFDELDNRSLRSDIVAAGNDPYVSNSLGTVPQTTIAPSLLFDDIGVKRATLEQQKLPYYEPPALPGR; translated from the coding sequence GTGAACGATCCCCTGCTCCACGCGATGCAGGTAGAGCTTGAGCGCGAGAAGGCTCTGCTGCTTCCCGGGATGCAGCATCCCTACTTCGTGGAGTACCGGCTGGACGATCTGGCCTCCTACGAGGCAGTCGCCAACTATGGCGCACTTACCCGCGAGGAAGAGAACCGTCAGCGCATCGTCCGGGTGACCGTGCGCATTGGAGACTATGCCGTGGACAGCAGCACGAGCCGCGGCGATGGCACCCTGGAGCTTGCGCCTACGGACAACGATCCCGAAGCGCTACGGTACGCGCTCTGGACGGCGACCGACACTGCTTACAAGAATGCGCTTCGGGCTTATTCGGCCAAGCAAGCTGCGCTGAAGCAGTTTCAGTCTCTGCAGGCCCAGCCCGACTTTGCGCAGGCTAAACCGGTTGTCCAGGTTTCGCCCGTCGTGACGCTTGAGCTTGATCGCGACGAGTGGAAGCGCCGCATCGTCGAAGCCAGCGGTCTCTTCGTCTCTGACCCCCAGGTTCGTACGTTCGCGGAGCACGTGCAGTATTCGGTCGCAAACATTCGCGGCATCGCGCTCAACCGCTACCTCGTCAACACGGAAGGGACGGTGGTACGGCACGGTTATACGGGTTACGAGGGAGCGATCAGCGTAGGCGGACAGGCAGCAGACGGGATGCGCCTGAGCCGCGATAACGGCACCGTTGCCGTAAACCCGAAGGAGCTCGAGAGCGCTGCGGCTTTCCACAAACGCACGATTGAGGATCTGAAGAGCTTTGAGGAGCTTCGTAACGCGCCGGTGGTCTCAGCGGATGATTACCATGGGCCTGTGCTCTTCAGCGGTGACGCTTCGGCTGACGTCATCGATAGGCTGCTGGTGCCTAACATCGAAGCCGATCGGCCCGAGATGGGAACTACGGCACGCACCAACGGCGCTTACTCCTCGAGCTTCAAAGCGCGTGTTCTTCCGCAGATGCTCAGCGTTAACGACGATCCGCTGCAGGCGAAGTTCGACGGTAAGGCGCTGCTTGGCGCTTACGATATCGATGACGAGGGCGTTCCAGCGCAGCCGGTCGATATCATCGTCAACGGCAAGCTTGAAAACTTTCTTATCGGCCGGGAGCCTATCAAGGACTTTGACACCTCGAACGGCCATGGACGAGCTGCCCCGGCGCAGGCAGCTCACTCCCGCGCCGGAGTCATCCTGGTGAAGTCGAACCAGCCATTGTCGCGAGGCGAGTTGAATAAGCGCCTCCTCTCGATGGCGAAGGAGCAGGGTCGCGACGTCTATTCGGTCGAAACACTTGGCGGCGAACTTCTGCCGCGCCTGCTCTATCTCGTACATCCTGACGGGACGCGCCAGCTCGTTCGCGGCGCGATCTTCGATGAACTCGACAATCGCAGCCTGCGGTCCGATATTGTTGCGGCGGGGAACGATCCTTACGTTTCGAACTCGCTCGGCACTGTGCCGCAGACCACCATCGCGCCGAGCCTGCTCTTTGACGATATTGGCGTGAAACGGGCGAC